A window of Roseovarius sp. THAF27 contains these coding sequences:
- a CDS encoding methyl-accepting chemotaxis protein, giving the protein MTMTAPIAGPNPGRIKTAFAALSIRAKLAVAVALGFLATFAVSFVLLNINLKSMSIEQQVQDELFIANMLANQMRAPIQFKDGTRIAEVYASATERDASLIAVEVFHVSGEQLAEYAARSTKLPQLRASMARALSEKELVRAAEGNTNTVVVPVKAKDGNTLLGAVAFVWDKSTFIAAQKMQILEVLGISTAVAAGGLAAIVLAISHLVTGPIKSLSSAMRAVAGHDYTAGIPGINRRDEIGVMAQVLQQFRDTLARDEAETRIRQESTTLRQNLLHHLGERMSRLASGRTDCSINLGDFEGLDSDHIEIGKNFNEVVASLRKMLTTIVSTAESVRTSSQEISEVAEDQSKRSEAQAATLEESAAAIEELNNSVQTTATLAVDANERIADNKKRAATGGDVVGKTVKAMRDIEESSQQITAIIGVIDDIAFQTNLLALNAGVEAARAGDSGRGFAVVASEVRALAQRASDSANEIKELIMRSSEHVTEGSDLANQAGAALSDIIDGVNHVSDLVSQIATGSSEQAANLAEIKESVTELDKVTQQNAAVIEESSAASRSLSNEAQRMTDILRQFSLDELSEGTAPSALQTSASAQKTGWEDEIARTEPQNTSAVKIAAPAVSSAAVNGQEDWHEF; this is encoded by the coding sequence ATGACAATGACCGCCCCTATTGCCGGCCCCAATCCTGGTCGGATCAAGACCGCTTTCGCGGCGCTCAGCATCCGCGCGAAGCTTGCCGTCGCTGTTGCCTTGGGCTTTCTCGCAACCTTCGCTGTCAGCTTCGTTTTGCTCAATATAAATCTCAAGTCCATGAGCATCGAGCAACAAGTTCAAGATGAGCTTTTCATCGCGAATATGCTGGCCAACCAGATGCGAGCCCCGATTCAGTTCAAGGACGGAACCCGTATTGCCGAGGTCTATGCGTCCGCAACGGAACGTGATGCCTCTCTTATCGCAGTCGAGGTCTTTCATGTATCCGGTGAGCAGTTGGCCGAATACGCGGCCAGAAGTACTAAACTGCCTCAGCTCCGCGCATCAATGGCAAGGGCTCTGTCCGAAAAAGAACTTGTACGCGCTGCCGAGGGCAATACGAACACTGTTGTAGTTCCGGTCAAGGCAAAAGATGGCAATACGCTTCTTGGCGCGGTCGCCTTCGTTTGGGACAAAAGCACGTTTATCGCCGCGCAAAAGATGCAAATCCTCGAGGTCCTGGGTATCAGCACTGCGGTCGCGGCCGGTGGCCTTGCGGCGATCGTTCTAGCCATCTCGCATCTGGTGACCGGGCCAATCAAGTCTCTGAGCAGCGCAATGCGTGCGGTCGCGGGCCACGACTACACCGCGGGCATTCCCGGGATCAACCGCAGGGACGAAATTGGCGTTATGGCGCAAGTACTTCAGCAATTTCGTGATACACTGGCTCGTGACGAAGCCGAAACCCGGATCCGGCAGGAATCGACGACTCTGAGGCAGAATCTTTTGCATCACCTTGGAGAGCGTATGTCCCGCCTTGCATCCGGACGGACCGATTGCTCGATCAATCTCGGCGACTTCGAGGGGCTCGACTCCGACCACATTGAAATCGGCAAGAATTTCAACGAAGTCGTGGCCAGCCTTCGCAAGATGCTCACGACGATCGTGTCCACCGCCGAAAGCGTACGCACCAGTTCGCAGGAAATCTCCGAGGTCGCCGAGGACCAGTCGAAACGGTCCGAGGCGCAGGCTGCGACGCTGGAAGAGTCCGCTGCGGCCATCGAGGAATTGAACAACAGCGTGCAGACAACTGCTACACTCGCTGTCGATGCAAACGAACGTATCGCGGACAACAAGAAACGTGCGGCCACTGGCGGCGACGTCGTGGGTAAGACAGTCAAGGCCATGCGCGACATCGAGGAGTCGTCTCAACAGATCACCGCGATCATCGGTGTCATCGACGACATCGCGTTCCAGACGAACCTTTTGGCGCTCAATGCAGGCGTCGAGGCCGCCCGGGCGGGCGATTCCGGCCGCGGATTCGCCGTCGTGGCCTCCGAAGTCCGCGCTCTTGCACAGCGCGCCTCGGACTCGGCCAATGAAATCAAGGAATTGATAATGCGTTCCAGCGAACACGTTACCGAGGGAAGCGATCTTGCCAACCAGGCCGGCGCTGCGCTGAGCGACATAATCGATGGCGTCAACCACGTGTCCGACCTGGTTTCCCAGATTGCCACCGGATCCAGCGAACAGGCGGCAAACCTGGCGGAAATCAAGGAAAGCGTGACAGAACTCGACAAGGTGACGCAACAAAACGCTGCGGTGATCGAGGAGTCCTCCGCAGCCAGCCGCAGCTTGAGCAATGAAGCGCAGCGCATGACGGACATCCTGCGCCAATTCAGTCTCGACGAATTGAGCGAAGGCACAGCCCCGTCCGCGCTCCAAACCTCCGCATCCGCGCAAAAGACAGGCTGGGAAGACGAAATCGCAAGGACGGAACCGCAGAACACGTCGGCAGTCAAGATTGCCGCACCAGCCGTTTCCTCCGCCGCCGTGAACGGACAGGAAGACTGGCATGAATTCTGA
- a CDS encoding chemotaxis protein CheD: MTDASDPGSIEGAVFVPLFQGETRISDRPEEVMTTILGSCIATCMWDPVAGVGGMNHFLLPGDTGDRGTNMRYGVNAMELLVNGLLKKGADRTRLNVKIFGGAKMFEGGAEIGAKNASFAEWYLSNEGFKITGSCLGGSRGRKIRFWSASGRVQRCFMSNISDPIIASPVRNKPKNTPSQGDIQLF, encoded by the coding sequence ATGACCGACGCATCTGATCCCGGTTCGATCGAAGGCGCCGTCTTCGTTCCTCTGTTTCAGGGCGAGACCCGAATTTCAGACCGTCCGGAAGAAGTCATGACCACCATTCTGGGCTCCTGCATCGCAACCTGCATGTGGGATCCCGTCGCCGGTGTCGGAGGCATGAACCATTTTCTGCTTCCGGGCGACACCGGAGATCGCGGAACCAACATGCGTTACGGCGTCAATGCCATGGAACTTCTGGTCAACGGCCTGCTCAAGAAAGGCGCGGACCGCACGCGCCTGAATGTCAAGATCTTCGGCGGCGCAAAGATGTTCGAGGGCGGCGCGGAAATCGGTGCGAAGAATGCCAGTTTTGCCGAATGGTACCTGTCGAACGAAGGCTTTAAGATCACGGGTAGCTGCCTTGGCGGATCCCGCGGGCGCAAGATCAGGTTCTGGTCGGCGTCAGGTCGGGTCCAACGATGCTTCATGTCGAACATCAGCGATCCGATCATCGCATCGCCCGTCCGAAACAAGCCCAAAAACACACCATCGCAGGGCGATATTCAGCTGTTCTAG
- a CDS encoding CocE/NonD family hydrolase has protein sequence MKIDHPLPQTIQEIEHLEIPMPDGTRLAARIWMPEGSEDLPVPAIVEFIPYRKNDKTLERDHARAPWMAAQGYAYVRVDLRGTGESEGLMTDEYTDIELQDGCDVIAWIAAQDWCDGGVGIVGISWGGFNGLQLAALRPPALKAVVTICSTDDRYADDIHYMGGTLLGDHLSWASVMFGINTLPPDPAHVGDRWRTMWEERLDGSGLWLENWMQHQRRDAFWKHGSVCENFSDIEVPVYAVSGWADGYCRAVFRLVENLKAPVKGLIGPWSHRYPHLGEPGPAIDWLTEETRWWDQWLKGQDTGIADEANLRVFLQDHAKPQTCYEERSGHWIDFASWPSAQITRTSFALSSDGGLGRAGPGEPLKLCSPLWVGQHGGKWCSYGHPGDQPGDQRREDAGSLTFETEPLEDDRHMVGDPTFSMTFQVDRSVAQVAARLMDVAPDGAATRVSYGLLNLTHRDSHEHPETLEPGQTYTVTVPMKHVAQTFRAGHRIRLGLSTSYFPIAWPAPEPVTLTVLTGECRLDLPLCSAAPVPVDAFGPARAAEPLELEVERASSASWSISEDADTGRLLIEVVDDEGAATIRRQEFFHAAKAAERYTILPDDPTSAEGEVTWTHEMRRDEWMVRTVTWTKLTADKSEYRIEARLQAFLDDTCVRDLDWDVRVPRDHN, from the coding sequence ATGAAGATCGATCATCCGCTGCCGCAGACCATCCAAGAGATCGAGCACCTGGAGATTCCGATGCCTGACGGCACGCGGCTGGCCGCCCGCATTTGGATGCCGGAAGGTTCAGAGGACCTGCCTGTGCCCGCGATCGTGGAATTCATCCCTTATCGAAAGAATGACAAGACATTGGAGCGCGACCATGCGCGGGCGCCCTGGATGGCGGCGCAGGGCTATGCCTATGTGCGCGTCGACCTGCGGGGAACCGGCGAATCCGAAGGGTTGATGACGGATGAATATACCGACATCGAGCTGCAGGATGGATGTGACGTGATCGCCTGGATCGCCGCGCAGGACTGGTGCGATGGCGGGGTCGGGATCGTCGGTATTTCCTGGGGCGGATTCAACGGCCTGCAACTGGCGGCGCTGCGCCCGCCCGCATTGAAGGCGGTGGTCACGATCTGTTCGACCGACGATCGCTATGCCGACGATATCCACTACATGGGCGGCACGCTGCTTGGGGATCACCTGTCCTGGGCGTCGGTGATGTTCGGTATCAACACCCTGCCGCCCGACCCGGCGCATGTGGGCGACCGCTGGCGGACGATGTGGGAAGAGCGACTGGACGGATCCGGCCTGTGGCTGGAGAATTGGATGCAGCACCAAAGGCGCGATGCGTTCTGGAAACACGGGTCGGTCTGCGAGAACTTCTCGGATATCGAGGTGCCTGTCTACGCCGTCAGCGGCTGGGCCGATGGGTACTGCCGGGCGGTCTTCCGACTCGTCGAGAACTTGAAAGCCCCGGTCAAGGGGCTGATTGGCCCGTGGTCGCATCGCTATCCGCATCTGGGCGAACCGGGGCCGGCCATAGATTGGCTGACGGAAGAGACGCGATGGTGGGACCAGTGGCTGAAGGGACAGGACACCGGGATTGCCGACGAGGCGAATCTGCGCGTCTTTCTGCAGGATCACGCCAAACCGCAAACCTGTTACGAGGAACGGTCGGGGCACTGGATCGACTTTGCATCATGGCCCTCGGCGCAGATCACGCGGACATCCTTCGCGCTTTCGTCGGATGGCGGGCTGGGCCGGGCCGGGCCGGGCGAGCCGCTGAAGCTGTGTTCACCGCTTTGGGTCGGGCAGCACGGCGGCAAGTGGTGCTCTTACGGTCATCCGGGCGACCAACCGGGGGACCAAAGGCGCGAAGATGCGGGAAGCCTGACGTTTGAGACCGAGCCGCTGGAAGACGACCGGCACATGGTCGGCGACCCGACGTTTTCGATGACATTCCAGGTGGACCGGTCCGTGGCGCAGGTTGCCGCGCGGCTGATGGATGTGGCCCCGGACGGGGCGGCAACACGCGTCAGCTATGGGCTCTTGAACCTGACGCATCGCGACAGTCACGAGCATCCCGAAACGCTCGAGCCCGGACAGACCTATACCGTCACCGTGCCGATGAAGCATGTCGCCCAGACATTCCGTGCAGGACATCGCATCCGTCTGGGGCTGTCCACAAGCTATTTCCCGATCGCGTGGCCGGCGCCCGAACCGGTGACGCTGACGGTTCTTACGGGCGAATGCCGGCTTGACCTGCCACTTTGCAGCGCGGCGCCGGTGCCGGTTGATGCGTTCGGTCCGGCAAGGGCCGCCGAGCCGCTGGAACTCGAGGTGGAAAGAGCCTCGTCCGCGTCATGGTCGATCTCGGAGGATGCGGACACCGGACGGCTGTTGATCGAGGTGGTCGACGATGAGGGGGCGGCGACGATCCGGCGGCAGGAGTTTTTCCACGCAGCGAAAGCCGCGGAACGCTACACCATCCTTCCCGATGACCCGACGTCCGCGGAGGGAGAGGTGACCTGGACCCACGAGATGCGGCGCGACGAATGGATGGTTCGCACGGTGACGTGGACAAAACTGACCGCTGACAAGAGCGAGTACCGGATCGAGGCGCGGTTGCAGGCGTTTCTCGACGACACCTGCGTGCGCGACCTTGACTGGGACGTGCGCGTTCCGCGTGATCACAATTGA
- a CDS encoding acetyl-CoA carboxylase biotin carboxylase subunit family protein, translated as MTKNVFVVGLNDLNAERLKRLRGVEDVNFHPLLTSAEVSDTQIFDIPDMLRRAEETLDAFDGSIDAIVGYIDFPVSTMLPLLCKKYGVRNASLESLLKCEHKYWSRKVMAEVIPDHVPNFTAFDPFDDEALSKIGEAGLRFPFFVKPIKSSGSRLGFRIDSPEDFAYATEAFRAEINEISEPFNYVLNQANLPDDVKAVEGHYCMAERVIGGRQCTVEGYVYEGEVVPYGVVDSIRYPQVLSFFYYLYPSTLPPRIQEQMAEITKTVMKHIGYDNAGFNIEYYWDEVQNQIWLLEINTRIAQSHCDLFEMVDGVSHQQVTVDLGLGRKPDMPKGEGPETVAAEFFYRVFFNDATVARAPSRAEVEVAAEQVEGTRITSYVSKGSKLSELPEQDAYSYAVASVWMGAQKQSKLLWNYEQVMKRLNYEFTDIVE; from the coding sequence ATGACAAAAAACGTTTTCGTTGTTGGACTGAACGATCTTAATGCGGAACGGTTGAAGCGCCTTCGCGGCGTCGAGGACGTGAATTTCCACCCGCTGCTCACCTCTGCGGAAGTATCCGATACGCAGATTTTCGACATCCCTGACATGCTGCGCCGGGCCGAGGAGACGCTGGACGCCTTCGACGGGTCGATCGACGCCATCGTGGGGTATATCGACTTTCCGGTGTCCACCATGCTGCCGCTTTTGTGCAAGAAATACGGTGTGCGCAACGCATCGCTGGAATCGTTGCTGAAATGCGAGCACAAATATTGGTCGCGCAAGGTTATGGCCGAGGTCATTCCCGATCACGTGCCGAACTTCACCGCTTTCGATCCGTTCGACGACGAGGCCCTGTCCAAGATCGGCGAGGCCGGCCTGCGGTTTCCGTTCTTCGTGAAGCCGATCAAGTCGTCGGGGTCGCGCCTGGGCTTCCGCATCGACAGCCCCGAGGATTTCGCCTATGCGACCGAGGCTTTCCGCGCCGAGATCAACGAGATTTCCGAGCCGTTCAACTATGTCCTGAACCAGGCCAATCTGCCCGATGACGTGAAAGCCGTGGAGGGGCATTATTGCATGGCCGAGCGGGTGATCGGCGGGCGGCAATGCACGGTCGAGGGCTATGTGTACGAAGGCGAGGTCGTCCCGTACGGCGTGGTCGATTCGATCCGCTATCCGCAGGTGCTGAGCTTTTTCTACTACCTCTACCCGTCGACCCTGCCGCCGCGCATTCAGGAGCAGATGGCCGAGATCACCAAGACGGTGATGAAGCATATCGGGTACGACAATGCCGGGTTCAACATCGAGTATTACTGGGACGAGGTGCAGAACCAGATCTGGCTGCTGGAGATCAACACGCGCATCGCGCAATCGCATTGCGACCTTTTCGAGATGGTCGACGGGGTCAGCCACCAGCAGGTGACGGTCGATCTTGGCCTGGGCCGCAAGCCGGACATGCCCAAGGGCGAAGGGCCGGAAACCGTCGCGGCGGAATTCTTCTACCGGGTGTTCTTCAACGACGCGACGGTGGCCCGCGCCCCCTCGCGCGCCGAGGTCGAGGTCGCCGCCGAGCAGGTCGAGGGCACGCGGATCACCTCTTATGTCAGCAAGGGTTCGAAACTGTCGGAACTGCCGGAGCAGGATGCCTACAGCTATGCGGTGGCGTCGGTCTGGATGGGGGCGCAGAAACAGTCGAAGCTGCTTTGGAATTACGAGCAGGTCATGAAGAGGCTGAACTACGAGTTCACGGATATCGTGGAGTAG
- the cphA gene encoding cyanophycin synthetase: MRILEHRALRGPNYYSRYQSIYMRLDIEELEDRPSDKVDGIADKLQSLIPTIYEHRCSVGEAGGFLSRVKEGTWAGHMVEHVAIELQNLIGFSVGYGKTVDSYDKGVYHVVYRYRDEATGIACGEEAVEIVQALYDGKDVELEPVIDRLKEVRDANALGPSTGSIVNAAKARNIPWYNLTEGTSYTQLGHGVKQRKFQATVTDASGIIGHSIADDKEWTKQVLDDAGVAVPKGYIGYSWDEVKDAAEWIGWPVVTKPLSGNHGRGVTTDITNEEELKSGYEAALARCRDDYGAVIVESYIKGEDHRILVVDGKLVAAARRRPAHVEGDGKSTIQQLIDEENKDPRRGVGHENLLTQIHVDEQTLRLLEQAELTLESVPEKGEIVYLKSTANISTGGTATDLTDEVHPEIKFAMERIGRLVGLDIIGIDLLAETLSKPLDQQSAGVVEVNAGPGFRMHMAPTHGKPRAVGEAVVNMLFPDPTDDGRIPITAITGTNGKTTTTRLITHILRQAGNSVGMGCTGTIEIDNHVILRGDYSGPAAAHAVLREPTVEHAVLEVARGGIMRRGLGFDECDVGVLLNIASDHLGERDIHTLEELARCKTVVVDAVKKIGGFCVLNADDPLVMDQGTYWARGEIIYFTMDPDNPDLKQHLADHKMVITVRQGRIVLLRGTVEVEVAAVNDVPISFEGHAPFNVQNAMAATAAALAHGLEIDDIRAGLLSFHPTPAQMPGRTNYFEADGVKCLIDYGHNVPALEALEPLVNGLGQQRKIAVATAPGNRRDEDLAALGAQLAKMCDAVYVYETDARGRSEGETAGLIEKGASDAGSAGTVEIIMDEQAAIDRAIGEAKPGDFLLLLVDDIEGATERLKGRSYGAQSDLGQT; the protein is encoded by the coding sequence ATGCGTATACTTGAACACCGTGCGCTGCGCGGACCGAACTATTACAGCCGCTACCAGTCGATCTACATGCGGCTGGACATCGAGGAACTTGAAGACCGGCCGAGTGACAAGGTCGACGGCATTGCCGACAAGCTTCAATCCCTGATCCCCACGATTTACGAGCATCGCTGTTCTGTCGGAGAGGCCGGTGGTTTCCTGTCCCGGGTCAAGGAAGGCACCTGGGCCGGTCACATGGTCGAGCATGTGGCGATCGAATTGCAGAACCTGATCGGCTTTTCGGTGGGCTATGGCAAGACCGTCGACAGCTACGACAAGGGTGTTTACCACGTCGTCTACCGCTATCGCGACGAGGCGACAGGCATTGCCTGCGGCGAGGAGGCGGTGGAGATCGTCCAGGCGCTGTATGACGGCAAAGATGTGGAGCTGGAGCCGGTCATCGACCGCCTGAAAGAGGTGCGGGACGCCAACGCGCTGGGCCCGTCGACCGGCTCAATCGTGAACGCGGCAAAGGCGCGGAACATCCCGTGGTACAACCTTACGGAAGGCACCAGCTATACCCAGCTGGGCCATGGCGTGAAGCAGCGCAAGTTCCAGGCCACGGTGACGGATGCGTCGGGCATCATCGGCCACTCGATTGCCGACGACAAGGAATGGACCAAGCAGGTGCTCGACGACGCCGGCGTGGCCGTGCCCAAGGGCTATATCGGCTACAGCTGGGACGAGGTGAAAGACGCCGCCGAGTGGATCGGCTGGCCGGTCGTCACCAAGCCGCTGTCGGGCAATCACGGGCGCGGCGTGACCACCGACATCACCAACGAGGAAGAGCTGAAATCGGGTTACGAGGCCGCGTTGGCGCGCTGCCGCGACGATTACGGCGCTGTCATCGTGGAAAGCTATATCAAGGGCGAGGATCACCGCATCCTTGTGGTCGACGGCAAGCTTGTCGCCGCCGCCCGCCGCCGCCCCGCGCATGTCGAGGGCGACGGCAAATCGACGATCCAGCAGCTGATCGACGAGGAAAACAAGGACCCGCGCCGCGGTGTGGGCCACGAGAACCTGCTGACGCAGATCCATGTGGACGAACAGACCCTGCGCCTGCTGGAGCAGGCCGAGCTGACGCTGGAATCGGTGCCGGAGAAGGGCGAGATCGTCTATCTGAAATCCACCGCCAACATCTCGACCGGCGGGACGGCGACGGACCTGACCGACGAGGTGCATCCCGAGATCAAGTTCGCGATGGAGCGGATCGGCCGGCTCGTGGGTCTCGATATCATCGGGATCGACCTTCTGGCCGAAACGCTGTCCAAGCCGCTGGATCAGCAATCGGCGGGCGTGGTCGAGGTCAATGCCGGGCCGGGCTTTCGGATGCATATGGCGCCGACCCATGGCAAGCCGCGCGCGGTGGGCGAGGCGGTCGTCAACATGCTGTTCCCCGACCCCACCGACGACGGGCGCATCCCGATCACCGCCATCACCGGCACCAATGGCAAGACCACCACGACGCGCCTGATCACGCATATCCTGCGGCAGGCGGGCAATTCGGTGGGCATGGGCTGTACAGGCACGATCGAGATCGACAACCACGTGATATTGCGGGGCGACTATTCCGGGCCCGCCGCCGCCCATGCAGTGCTGCGCGAGCCCACGGTGGAACACGCCGTGCTGGAAGTGGCGCGCGGCGGGATCATGCGCCGGGGCCTCGGCTTTGACGAATGCGACGTCGGTGTCCTGTTGAACATCGCGTCCGACCATCTGGGCGAGCGCGATATCCACACGCTGGAGGAACTGGCGCGGTGCAAGACCGTGGTCGTCGATGCAGTCAAGAAGATCGGCGGGTTCTGCGTGCTGAATGCCGACGATCCGTTGGTGATGGACCAGGGCACCTACTGGGCGCGGGGCGAGATCATCTATTTCACGATGGATCCCGACAACCCGGACCTCAAGCAGCACCTTGCCGACCACAAAATGGTCATCACCGTGCGGCAAGGCCGGATCGTGCTGTTGCGCGGTACGGTCGAGGTCGAGGTGGCGGCGGTCAACGACGTGCCGATCTCGTTCGAGGGGCACGCGCCGTTCAACGTGCAGAACGCCATGGCGGCCACGGCTGCTGCGCTGGCGCACGGGCTGGAGATCGACGACATCCGCGCGGGGCTTCTGAGCTTCCACCCGACACCGGCGCAGATGCCGGGGCGGACCAACTATTTCGAGGCCGATGGCGTCAAGTGCCTGATCGACTATGGCCACAACGTGCCGGCGCTGGAGGCACTGGAGCCGCTGGTCAATGGCCTGGGACAACAGCGCAAGATCGCCGTGGCCACGGCCCCCGGCAACCGCCGGGACGAGGATCTGGCGGCGCTGGGTGCTCAACTGGCCAAGATGTGCGATGCGGTCTATGTCTATGAGACGGACGCGCGCGGACGCAGCGAAGGCGAGACTGCCGGGCTGATCGAGAAGGGGGCCAGCGACGCCGGATCCGCCGGAACGGTCGAGATCATCATGGACGAGCAGGCCGCGATTGATCGTGCCATCGGCGAGGCCAAACCGGGTGACTTCCTGTTGCTGCTGGTCGACGACATCGAAGGCGCGACCGAGCGCCTGAAAGGCCGGAGCTACGGGGCGCAGTCGGACCTGGGTCAGACGTAA
- a CDS encoding cyanophycinase, which yields MDMSVKPRPRGKLVAIGGAEDKSAKAAILGRVLKLSNSETPVVGVITTASSIPDEVFPAYEEAFDALGASEVLDVRIRERRDADDPKMVELIRKSDVLFISGGDQMRLTSIFGASKSLEAIRSIYHEGAVIAGTSAGAACQSTTMVYGGSAIDSLRKGAVKMSAGFGLIEGVIIDTHFLERGRFSRLMEVGATNPEYLGIGLGEDAAVLFEGGIIKAFGPGHVILVDSSRITSCNVFDLSDGEAVSVHNVVMHALVEGDGYNLADRQVLSAKQLGAESLELKDAYT from the coding sequence ATGGATATGTCCGTGAAACCGAGGCCCCGAGGCAAACTGGTCGCGATTGGCGGCGCCGAAGACAAATCCGCCAAGGCGGCGATTTTGGGGCGCGTGCTGAAACTCTCGAACAGCGAGACGCCGGTGGTTGGCGTGATCACCACCGCCAGCAGCATCCCCGATGAGGTCTTTCCGGCCTACGAAGAGGCGTTCGACGCGCTGGGCGCGTCCGAGGTGCTGGACGTCCGCATCCGCGAACGGCGCGATGCCGACGACCCCAAGATGGTCGAGTTGATCCGCAAGAGCGACGTTCTGTTCATCTCGGGCGGCGACCAGATGCGCCTGACCAGCATCTTCGGCGCCTCCAAGTCGCTGGAGGCGATTCGGTCCATCTATCACGAAGGCGCGGTCATCGCGGGCACCAGCGCGGGCGCGGCCTGCCAGTCCACCACGATGGTCTATGGCGGCAGCGCGATCGACAGTCTGCGCAAGGGCGCCGTCAAGATGAGCGCCGGATTTGGCCTGATCGAAGGGGTCATCATCGACACCCATTTCCTGGAGCGGGGACGCTTCTCGCGCCTGATGGAAGTGGGCGCGACGAACCCCGAATACCTCGGGATTGGACTTGGCGAAGACGCCGCGGTATTGTTCGAGGGCGGTATAATTAAGGCCTTTGGACCCGGTCACGTAATCCTCGTTGACAGTTCAAGGATAACCAGTTGCAATGTATTCGACTTGTCAGACGGTGAGGCGGTGAGCGTCCACAACGTCGTGATGCATGCGCTGGTCGAGGGTGATGGATACAACCTGGCGGACCGGCAGGTCCTGAGTGCCAAACAGCTTGGGGCCGAGAGCCTGGAGCTGAAGGATGCGTATACTTGA